The genomic stretch TACATAGACGGTTCCAGCCACACATTCACTCCCGAGAGGGTGATGGAGATTCAGGCAGCCATCGGCGCCGACATCGCCATGGCGTTCGATGAGTGTCCGCCCTATGCGAGCAGCTACGAATACACACGGGAAGCCACCGAACGGACGCATCGCTGGGCCGAGCGGTCCATGGCGGCCGCGAGCGAAGGCCAGGCGGTATTCGGCATAGTTCAGGGAGGCTGCCACAGGGAACTGCGCGAGTGGAGCGCCGGGTTCATCAGCGGCCTTGATCTTCCCGGCATCGCGATAGGGGGTGTCTCCGTCGGTGAGCCGAAAGAAGCCATGCGCGAGGTCGTCGGGTGGACCGCACCGCTGCTTCCTTCGGAGAAGCCGCGCTACCTGATGGGTGTCGGTACCCCGGTTGACCTGATAGATTTCGTGATGATGGGCATGGATATGTTCGATTGTGTACTTCCGACGAGGCTCGGAAGAAACGGCTCGATGTACACGACCTACGGGCGCATCAACATCAAGAACGCCAAATACGCGGACGATTTCACTCCGCTCGATCCTGAATGTGCTTGCTCGACCTGCAGGCGGTATACGCGGGCCTACATCCGGCATCTCTACAAGTCGGAGGAGATGCTCGCCGGCAGGTTGGCGACGTACCACAACCTGTACTTCTACCAGCGT from Armatimonadota bacterium encodes the following:
- the tgt gene encoding tRNA guanosine(34) transglycosylase Tgt → MRFDLLKTSGDTAARLGRLTTTRGVIETPVFMPVGTQSTVKAMTQDELEELDYRIILGNTYHLYLRPGHELIARAGGLHEFMSWPRSILTDSGGFQVFSLQDLRRVNEDGVVFRSYIDGSSHTFTPERVMEIQAAIGADIAMAFDECPPYASSYEYTREATERTHRWAERSMAAASEGQAVFGIVQGGCHRELREWSAGFISGLDLPGIAIGGVSVGEPKEAMREVVGWTAPLLPSEKPRYLMGVGTPVDLIDFVMMGMDMFDCVLPTRLGRNGSMYTTYGRINIKNAKYADDFTPLDPECACSTCRRYTRAYIRHLYKSEEMLAGRLATYHNLYFYQRVMRGLREAIQADRVPGFRRDFMAKCAAEGDA